tatatatactatattgtagcatttgattcaatacatttgatactttttaaagaaaaaatatacattgttcaataatttgaaaaaaataactaattcaactgatatttataaaactttatcgaattgaaaaatatttaattttaggaggtatacaatgttatcaaattattatatgaagaaatattataGTCGTAATAAAAGAAACTTAAAAAcagtttaaataacgatataattgCAATTTTTgtttcgaattcttgaaaaaaaatcatgaataacaataataaatttttacaatatataatttatttttatgttaaaaccatgattgatactcgtTGCATAGAAAATAAATATGGATTGTTTTtgagtgataatgtgaataccatatatgaattattgtaatttatttattacataattttaatttttgaataattataaatgcatgttatttaagtaatcaattgactcactagatgttaataatgattatacatgtacataaataagatatttaacatataaataatttaactctttgtaatttactaagaaatgtaacatatgATAATTTACATACTCACATACACGCATATAACTTAATTTTAATTTGTTAACATAAGTGTCaataaaaaactaatatttttcttTACGTACATACATTAAATTTCAAAagctaacatttttcattaaaatcaacttttatattaacagtagtgtaaattttatattattttatattatgattgcaagtcattctgcCTTCAGTTAtattcttttaatttttttaaattgagtaaattaattgtaagttagtagtgaactcagtaataatatagagcagtacatagagtttatttaaaaaaaatcaaaatttctGGTCAACTCTATATTCAATATATATgctaatttttagttttttttttatcgtaggtaacccgcagtcgctacccttcgggtgcgcactgagTAAACCCTACGGCCTCtcgcaatagcctgcaaatcacgtgaaccaagataaatcGTATTTAAGCGAAATGCTATGACtcatgaggcataatcataaattctcctcctgtGGGATTCAAAtatgtgaccaagaggataattatacCCTCTTTAACCattaaccaactgagccaacacTTGCGGGTTTTTTtcttgtaaacatactaacgacattctacaaattaaatttaattatttcgtTTTAAATGTACACCGATTATTATGTTTATATTCATgcattaaatataaattatacaacaaaaacaagaatatatatatattttacttAATGAGTTATATTAGAAACATCGTATAATTTGGTAAGAAAATAATACATATTGATAAATAATCAACTTATATTTGATATACGTTAAATAttatacaacatttacaaataaaaaattaattaagaatattataattatatgatgcataaaaaaaatttaaaaaatgacCCGTATCTTGCACATATTATTATGCTAATTTTGTTTAAACACGAACcctttttttattaattattttttttctttccgAGAAACGAAAAAACAAAACCGTTTACGGGGACTGTGCAACACTACACCAACATAACAAGATCTTCTAATAAATTtcaaacataaatttcaaaatttttattaTAGCGAATATACTATAggatatatttttaaaatatcctaaataaatataaaaatcatttagcaaaaaaaaaatatatatatataaaaatcaAGTAACATGACAAAGAATATTAAAGGTGCACACACAAAataatattctgaaaaatcaatcAACGTAGTTGCTTTACAAAAGAAGCGCCAAAGAATATGGATCCAATGCTCTCCCTGGGTGTCACAATAATCACTTAATCACTACAAAtataacacacacacactgtatCTATTTTATTATCTGCAACCAATTTAAAGGCCAAAATATATTCATATTATCCCCCCACTTCACCCAATTTTCAGTTATTCCATCTTTCAACATTTTTCTTGTCTGGTATGTGCTTTCTTTCTCTCACTCAGATATGTATTATGCTGTGTGATTTAGTATGCCCTTTTTGTAGAATTTGATGCGGGTTTTGTAAATCAAGTTCTTCTTGATTTCATTAAGTTTTCATTTTTTTTGTTAGGTACTGGTTTTAATTTATGTTTTGTGGGTAATCACTAGAATCAATCTTTATTCAGAACCCATATCTGCAAATTGGATGATAGCTTGATTAAGTATTTTTTTTTTTGCAAGTGGAGGAGTGAAGTTGTGTGTGATTTCGCATATGTTTTGGCATACTTGGGGGTTGAAAGTTGTGGATATGCCCTTTGGAAATGCTTGTTACTGGATTGGTGGTTATAATATGATTTACGACACGAGACGTAGTTCAAGTTTTAAGCCTTAAACTAGCACTCAGTTGCAGCACGGAAATGTCTGTGTGCTTTTGTTGGTTATGTAGTGCATTGTAGATTATAAAGATTTGTTCCCTAAAGTACGGATAATATTCTTAGAAAAGGACGTGCTTTGTTTTAATTCATTAGCAGTTTACATAAGTTCTGGTCTTCTTACGGTAAGCGTTTTTTTGTTTTTCTAAAAAGTAACTCAAGGAAAGTGTTAGATGTAGCTAGCATTGATTCTTTCCCTGAACTATGACCACATATTTGATATGTAATTGCTATTCCCATGTACCATTGGATTATGTTGAATTGATCCTCATTGTGTCCTACGTAAtcctttaaaaataatttatggaCAGTTTTTTGATAACATTCTAATTCATTTTGGGGCACTATTATTCCCACCATCTCCCTGGGTTTTACTAGTTTCGTGGTTCCCCCTTCCCTGTTATAATTATTTAACTGCTTTAATAACATAACCTTTATGTTATTAAAAATAGAACATTTTACAGGTCAAGGCGATCTAGGTAATCATGGATAGGATGAAGGGATCCGCACGCCTTATGATAGTTTCTGATCTTGATCATACAATGGTAAGCAATAAGGGTTTTGcttaatattttatattgttACTTCTGTGTCTTATTGGGAAAGTTGCTTTATAGGTCGATCATCATGATCCTGAAAATCTTTCTTTGCTACGGTTTAATGCCCTGTGGGAAGCCAAGTATCGCGAGGATTCTTTGCTAGTGTTCTCAACTGGAAGGTCGCTTACATTGTACAAGGAGTTGAGGAAAGAGAAGCCTATGCTAACACCTGATATTACCATAATGTCCGTTGGAACTGAGATCACATATGGAAATTCTATGACTCCAGATGATGGTTGGGTTGAAATATTAAATCAAAAGTGGGACAAGAAGATCGTCTTAGTGGAGGCAAGCAAGCATCCTGAACTTACTCTTCAGGTATAATCTGTGCTTTGTACAATGTGTAATTTTGGTATTCAGGAGTACTGAGCGTATGGGTGTGCATTTTCATTTAAAAATATGAAAAGATTTGATATGATGGCCATGTTTTAGCATGTTACTATATAGATTGAATTTTAATACAATTGTTTTATTTGGGTCATGCAGCCCGAAACTGAACAAAGGCCGCACAAGGTTAGCTTTTATATTAAGAAAGACAAGGCAGCAGAAGTAACAAAAGCTCTTTCTGAATGTTTCGTAAAACATGGGGTAAGTTTGCTTCGAGTTGCAATCTTGATAATTATTGTTGCTGCGTCACTTCATAGTTTTGTTGATCTTATTCTTTCCTCTCGTCCCACTCAACTGTATAGAGTGTTACCTGTAACTGTGATACTAAAATAAGGCGCTCCTTTCTCTTCCTTGTGATTCTTCTTTGCTCTCTGTAGTTGGATGTTAAAATAATATACAGTGGAGGGATAGATCTGGATATACTGCCACAAGGTGCTGGAAAAGGACAAGCTCTTGCATATCTGCTAAAAACGTTAAGGGCCAAAGGAAAACTTCCTAAAAATACTCTTGCTTGTGGTGACTCTGGCAATGATGCTGAGCTTTTCAGCATTCCAGAAGTATATGGAGTCATGGTTAGTATTTCTTCTACCTGATCATTTATCGTTTTTGTTTTTGAGATTCCTTATCTTTTTGTAAAGGGGATTCCTTCTTTTACAGGTCAGTAATGCCCAGGAAGAATTGTTGCAGTGGCATGCTGCAAATGctaaagacaacccaaatataattCATGCAACAGAGAGGTGTGCAGGGGGTATCATACAAGCCATTGGTCATTTTAATCTAGGCCCAAATATATCACCCAGAGATGTCACTGACCTTTCAGATACAAATCTAGAGAAATTCGATCCTGCATATGAAGTAGTTAAATTTTACTTGTTTTTTGAGAGATGGAGGCGTGCGGAGGCTGAGAAGTCTGAGATTTATTTGTCAAATCTGAAAGCAGTTTGTGTACGTCTTTTCTCTGTTATCTGCAGTTACCCCTGTACATTTAAAAACATTAACATGCCAATGCCACGTGTACACTTGCGATATGTGTATGCCTAAAATTATGCAAGCTTAGTTGCTTTAGATTCTTTTATATGAGTCTAATTAGCAGGTAATTTGCACTAACATGCTCTTTTCTTAGGTTCATTTAAGGCTATGACTCAATGAGAACTGATGTGAACTATGATAGTCATACTTCGATATAAGATGAACTTCTTAGAAGATGGGAGTTGTGCTGCTGTAACCTCAAATTTTTTATTTGTATTGTTTAATTTTTGGTCTGATTTTTTCATTTGTTTATATTAAGTTCACGTGAGGATCAAGATTAGGAAATGTATAACTTTGCATCATAATGTTTTCATAATAATGTTTATCTTCTGCTGGGTTCTGCCACTGTGCTACTGGTCAGATTAGTTAAATGCATTTCAGTGTTTACTTTGTGGTTAATTTATTATTGTATATCTGAGCAGATTATCTGTATGTTGTTGATTCTTATACACTTGCcactttcaaaattttaattatcaGAGTTTCTCCATCAGTCAGTAGTTTGTACTGTTAGAATTTGCCTTGATTTGCTGTTTCCTGCATTGCAGAGGCTTCTTATGTTAGTCTTTTTGTGTAACTCTGGTTACACTTATTCATGATGCTTTATATTGTTCTCAGGGTCCATGCGGTTTTTATGTCCACCCATCTGGTTTTGAGAAACCTCTTCACGATTGTGTAGATGCATTGAGGCAGTGTTATGGAGACAAACAAGGGAAGCATTATCGGATTTGGGTGGATCAAGTTTTCTCCACCCAGGTTAGTTCAGACATCTGGATTGTGAGATTTAAGAAGTGGGAGATATCTGGTAAGCGACCTTTCCCTATGTCTTAATTTTTCCCATTGCCTGTCATTTTGTTTAATATTAGTTTATCAGTTGATGTTTATGATTAATTCAAATTTTTCTGCGTTATCATCTTAGATACACACACATAATTAAGACAACAGTTAGATTACTAAAACTATGTCACCAGCAATCTCAAGTATGCCATTGCCGGCGATACTTTCACCAGATTTTTTTAAGTACATAGGAAATGGCCACCTTGAATGGACACAGATACGAAGcgttttttttttataaaaactgTTCTTGTATTCGTAAATACAATTTGATGTGGCATATTGTCATTTCTCAGAACTAAGTGGTATAGAATCAAGTGTGTGCCAAAACTTAATTTAACTGTTTCTAAGCTTAAGGTGTGCACTGCACCGAAAATACTGCCCGAGCACCTAAGCATGGTTGTCGCTTTTGCAGTGAGAATGACATACGTATTCTAGATGATAAACCAAATTTATAATTATCTGCAACAAAGTTAAAGAATTTTGTAATAGGTAAAACTTAGTGCATGTTACCTGCCCACTTGTAAACAGAAACCTAATAGAAAGTACAAGTGGCGATGGTTTACGACTTAAGGTATTAATGTTTAAAATAATTGTGTATATGTAGGTCAAAGTATTGGGGTTATGTTACTTACATTTCGATATTTAAAGAGGATCTTTAAGATGGTAAAAGTGTATGTCTGTAATTCTATGAACACGTCTATTTAAATTTCTGTTTAGTTCAGGGGAGTAGGGGGTGCTTGTAAATATTAAGAGATATTTTACCCACTAGCTCAAACACGTCAGCCTTAGGTATTGATTTTGTTTTAAGATTCCCAGGTAAAATACTCGTGTGAAAAAAAGTCACGCCAATGCCTAAACCATAATCACATGTTTACTGCGCTAATTTGGGGAAAACATCATAATTAATGTTGCAATATTGTTCATTGTGTACAACTGTACCTCCCTAATGACTACAAATTGTGTAGGCGAAGAGCAATCTGGCTGCTTGACCACTGCATTATTAAGTTCAAAGGTAAGATCAAGCGTGTCATGTATACAAGAACAAAATCTAAGCAAAATATGTGTGTTTAAACTATCTTTCTGTTTCTCTCAGGATGCGAGTATTTCACAAGGACTCACTTGGCTCCAAGTGCATCAAACATGGTTGACTGGAGCCTCGGCAAGTGATCAGGCACTTTGGTTCTTCTAGCTAGTGGCCAAGGCAAGACATTGAAGATCTAGTTATATACAATCTCTGTTTTTgcataaataatatataataatcaCATTATGGACGCAATTTCCTTGTGATGATGCTGTACAAGTTGCTAGTTACAACTTACAATGTATTATAAACAAGCAGCAAAAATATTATCGATAGTTGATTAATTTTCATTTCCTATTTCCGAAGTGAGGTGAAAGAACACAAAATCGGCATTTTGTGCCCTATACTGTATATGTCAATCAGTTGCACAAGTGCATTTCcaaaattttattgattttaACAAGTGCCCTTGCTTTTTTTCTTGAAACCGCAATTTTCTCGAAGATATTGTCTTTGCTTTTTGCAATAGGGAAATTTAGGTCAGGTTACTCTACTGATCTCACTGCTTCACGGGTTACAGTCTGCCTTTGGAGAAAATGGGTTGGTACTTGGTTGATGTTAAGTGAAGTCCAATACAACCACTGAAAACAAAAGCCTAGTACAGACATGAAACCGAAAGTGGCGGACCCTTTTCAGTGGTGGAATAATCTGGATGTCAAACTTTCATAGTTTTGCAGGGGAAAGTTAGATATTCTTGTACCAAGGAAGAAATATTTATTAGACAAAATCAGAGATCGGGTCTCGCTCATGTGCGTACGAAAATGTCAAAATGCTAGGTTCCCAATTTTTGTTTCCAAATATTGATGTGTaataaatagtaacttttctaAATATAATATGAGATTTCACTGGAATTAATATGCGTCCACAAGTTCAATCATGTCATGTATTAGGAGACCAGCGTGTATTAATATTCGTCCACAAATTAAAGTATGTCGTGTGTTTATCACGttatttgataaaaaaattaaaatacgtCATTTGATAAAAAATTTGGAGAAACGTAGGACTGCTCAAAATTTaatattccttttataatttcTTAACCTTTTTGTTTCAGTTGTATTGGCTAGCAGGAGCCTTGTCAAATAATTTTTTACAACAATATATTTCAATGACGTAAAAAACACAACCACATAAAAACTAAATTTATTAAAACAAATACATATTGTCCCAGCTCAAATCGCACAAAAAACAACAAATGTATCAGGTGAATACAAACACAAACACCTAAACATCGGAGCATTTCACGCATGAATTTTCTGCATAACAAATTAGATTACTCTGTTTTTTTTCTCCATCGCAGTTGTCTCGCCGTGTCCAACACGGCCGAGCACCACGACCTCTATTTAACATTCTTGAATTTTCGGAAAACCATGACGGTCCTTGATTCACCTTCTCTGAACCGGAACCAGTCACTACTCCGTTCCTCTTCTTCGAACATTAATCCGTCGTCTGGAAAGCGTTTAAAGGAGGTGGCAGGCGGTGCAACAGCAGAATGTGCAGCAGTTGCATGCTGTTGTCCATGCAGTGTTTTGAATTTGCTGGTCGTAGTTATGTACAAGGTTCCTGCAGGGCTGTTTCGGAAGGCTTTGAGGCATAAGAGGCGACGGAGGATCATGAAGAAAGAACGCCTGCTTCCTGGTTCTGGTAAGGAGGTTGAGGTTCGTACCATGTTGAGTGGTGATTCGGTGATGATGGTGAAAGCTATGGAGAAAAATGATGATGCGTCGTCAAAGGCACTGGGGAAGGATGATGGTATGATGAAGCTAGAGAAGGAAATGTGGGAACAGTTTTATCAGACTGGTTTCTGGAGGAGTCCTTCTCAGAGGCTTGTAACTTTTAGCCGATAACATGTTGATATCGAACCGTGGTCAGCTGCTATGATGTAGCCATTATTTAATTCATGTATCCTATCATACAACATATTATGTAATTTGTTTGATTATGAAATACGgggatctatatattttagttaaTTGTATATGTTCCCCTCATCACTTATTTAGGTATCTGCTATAAGCAGGGAGGAGGCGATACTGATCGTTTTCATAGTTTTGATTATGTACATTCGTGTTGAATTTAGATTTGTGCTTAACACGTGTGATGTTTATGGATTGTTTCTCGTATTGAAGCAATGCTTTGATTTTGTCAAATAGAAATTAAGTGTTATTTGCATAAGCGCTAGTATATGTTCTAATAAGTTACGATTATATGATTCTTGAATTAATGGATTCGCTTATCTGTCGATTTCTAATGCAATTTGATTCATTTGGTGTGGTAGTTATGGCAGAGATGtcattattattttaattatggttacatataaatatatcaattatattaattattattttattagattaaattaagtgatcaaatatgaaaaatcaattttattttaatttgttaTATGAACTTAATAAGTGAATATCTAATAACAGTCCCAATGTATCAAATACGTAACGACTTATCTTCTATCCATCAAAAAGAGATATTTGAAATCCATAAAGATTATTTGATTGAGAAAAACGATAATCGAGAACATTATACAGATTCAGATACCGTGGCAATCATCGTCTTATGGATTTATGTACACTTCTACCTTCGGTTTAATCTCGATAATTAGATATAATAATTACGGTAATTATCTCTATTCTAGAAAATTATGTATTTATAGAATTGTTATATTGTATCAGTTGTCACCGGAGttttctttatattttagttATCGGAATTATAATTCTTGTTTGTTTGGAGATTGGGGCGTTTGATGTGTATGTTCCGGATACAGTTTGGTTTATTTGTTGGCACATGAAATGCTTTTACTTGATTGTGTGATTTTGTTCAAGTTtttattatatatacatatattcacgCATAAAGCAAATATGCTCGATTGCTCCTGGGTGTAATATTGTCTTGATTTTGGTCCATGATTTTAAAACATATAACTGTCGATTATGGATTTACAGCCGCATAAGGTTTTTTTTCGGTAGTGTAGTAAATTGTGAATAAAGTGTTGATATACGCCGTTTCGCTAGCCCGGTGCTTACGTTGGCTTGGTTTTTCGCCAATATCAAAGGCTAATAATGCAGATTTTGGAGTCATGTAAATTACAAAATTACAGTGCCTCTGTATAcacttatattatttatttctgGGTTCACACAGTACAATAAAAAATACATATATTTGTAggtttaattttttattattggCAAATTATTGTTAACTTATTTATTTAAATgatcaaatattttttaaattaattgattgaAGTAATATTTCGCCAAAATGACCTTtttgttgtaataaccccaaattttggaatttttttaaacccttatgaatagtgattttgctgattatgctgaataagaaaacttttcataccacactatgtaggggttcttttattgatcttctgagatattattagtactctatgtggtatataagtgtatgtaaagattgtcagaatccaaatccgaacactttgatttttcccgaaaatccaccagataccgaaataattgagtataaggtaacatgattaaaaagatttaaattcaaggattataagagatgatcataaaaggaatgtaaaatattgagaaaggtttaggggaacccaagtaataagatcccgggtatgatctctcaaacgataaacgagaacgaaagctaagcgaaccgtaaaacagataacgaccattagccaagtaattaagcactaatcagaTGGGATTAGTGGGTTgtgacatcatccaaccataaggtttggacaagtgtccttgtgatgatgtaatggaggtgatgtcatcactttattaaagttAAAGGAAGATATTTACCAAGGATTAATCctagccaagcaaatcatttcacaAACTTTAGAATTCAAGAATCAAGCAAGCTTTCTTCTTCTCCCCACCTAAACTCTCGGTTGGTTTTCTTCAAAAACCAAATCTTAGCTTCTCTTGCTCtaaaatcacaaggtaattaccATAGCTTCCTTACCTACTAGTGAATGCATGGTAGAAGTTTGAAAGCCAAATTCCATTCTTAACCTAGGCAAAAAAATCAtcaaaagtgatgatgaatagtaactttcaagaactaatgttagttttcttcatttttatgaaatgttaaggttatacaagcaaggatcaaggttaTTTTAGGCATTtaaagctcttgggttgtgttaggaagcttcaaggaggtataaacaactttcacctttaacttatagtttgaactttgagttttgatgagtttatggatggattaatgtatatatagaaatatccatgtatgtatagcaagatccatgtatgttagatagtttggttggatttgtggtgattttggatatgaatcttggttaatggttaatgaatcttaagttatggttagtagatcatgtttgtggttgaatgagttggaaaaccttgagattatggactgactttgccttgatctAAATTGTGTTTTATGTATTgttgatggttgggtggtttgtagtgaattggtaaggaattggagtggtataaatattggtaatcgcgtaaacatagccgtcgtaatgcccgatttaccttagactgcttttgttcttaacatcaggacccgtgaactcactgctaggttttgaccattgccatcattagatagttcatgttacgagcttcgttttgatatgtggtacgcttaaatccgatgtacggtttaggagaaacgaccattttaagtaacgacatttcacgaacgaacccttacccctcaccttactttgaaacataggttaaagaccttaaaggactaattgaagtatgaaacatttatgtaaggtgtaataggaagttggtaagacactcgcgaaggaatcaccttaaaactcgtaatggttaaattattaaaaatggtggagccgagggtactcgagtgactttagagaatcagtaagcgcaaaacgagcgttagagtctgagttggttagagtatagatttacaatgactttggtttaattccaacttacttgttgcttataggttaccagactcgtcccgagccattcgtaacccccagtcgctcaggcaagttttctatccgttatactgttgttgtgatgtatatatgtatatgtattatcttgcgatagatgcatgttggttaattagcaaatgttgcgatatatttgaagcatgctgatatggtatatatatgcatgcctgtttcgtattctttccaatatatctgttggttcagttgataatacctatgctagagaataacagtaatttgcatatacccttagtatagggacccaaaggtgaaaacattttctaaaaccgggagtcgaggatcctgagtagattatatatatatatatatttatatatatatggttatagttttcaaaactattaatcgaataaggtttattcaataactttatttta
The sequence above is drawn from the Apium graveolens cultivar Ventura chromosome 2, ASM990537v1, whole genome shotgun sequence genome and encodes:
- the LOC141707877 gene encoding sucrose-phosphatase 1-like, with the translated sequence MDRMKGSARLMIVSDLDHTMVDHHDPENLSLLRFNALWEAKYREDSLLVFSTGRSLTLYKELRKEKPMLTPDITIMSVGTEITYGNSMTPDDGWVEILNQKWDKKIVLVEASKHPELTLQPETEQRPHKVSFYIKKDKAAEVTKALSECFVKHGLDVKIIYSGGIDLDILPQGAGKGQALAYLLKTLRAKGKLPKNTLACGDSGNDAELFSIPEVYGVMVSNAQEELLQWHAANAKDNPNIIHATERCAGGIIQAIGHFNLGPNISPRDVTDLSDTNLEKFDPAYEVVKFYLFFERWRRAEAEKSEIYLSNLKAVCGPCGFYVHPSGFEKPLHDCVDALRQCYGDKQGKHYRIWVDQVFSTQVSSDIWIVRFKKWEISGEEQSGCLTTALLSSKDASISQGLTWLQVHQTWLTGASASDQALWFF
- the LOC141693631 gene encoding uncharacterized protein LOC141693631: MTVLDSPSLNRNQSLLRSSSSNINPSSGKRLKEVAGGATAECAAVACCCPCSVLNLLVVVMYKVPAGLFRKALRHKRRRRIMKKERLLPGSGKEVEVRTMLSGDSVMMVKAMEKNDDASSKALGKDDGMMKLEKEMWEQFYQTGFWRSPSQRLVTFSR